The Anaerolineae bacterium genome contains a region encoding:
- the pdxS gene encoding pyridoxal 5'-phosphate synthase lyase subunit PdxS has protein sequence MGEYITGSFKVKVGLAQMLKGGVIMDVVTPEQAKIAEDAGAVAVMALERVPADIRNQGGVARMSDPELILKIMDAVSIPVMAKVRIGHFVEAQILEAIGVDYVDESEVLTPADEEHHIDKHQFKVPFVCGARNLGEALRRIAEGAAMIRTKGEAGTGDVVEAVRHARAVMGEIRRLQTMADEELYTYAKEIGAPIELVREVKRLGRLPVVNFAAGGIATPADAALMMQLGLDGIFVGSGIFKSENPAKRAAAIVKAVTHYNDPAILAEVSKGLGEPMRGRQAADLPKEERLAVRGW, from the coding sequence ATGGGCGAGTATATAACCGGTTCCTTCAAGGTCAAGGTGGGCCTGGCTCAGATGCTCAAAGGCGGTGTGATCATGGATGTGGTCACCCCTGAACAGGCCAAAATCGCTGAAGACGCCGGCGCGGTGGCCGTGATGGCCCTGGAACGGGTGCCCGCCGATATCCGCAACCAGGGTGGCGTGGCCCGCATGAGCGACCCCGAACTCATCCTGAAGATCATGGACGCGGTGTCCATCCCGGTGATGGCCAAGGTGCGCATCGGCCACTTTGTGGAAGCCCAGATTCTGGAGGCCATCGGGGTGGACTACGTCGACGAATCCGAGGTGTTGACGCCGGCCGACGAAGAGCATCACATCGACAAGCACCAGTTCAAGGTGCCCTTTGTGTGTGGGGCGCGCAACCTGGGTGAGGCATTGCGCCGCATCGCCGAAGGGGCGGCCATGATCCGCACCAAAGGCGAGGCCGGTACGGGCGATGTGGTGGAGGCCGTGCGCCACGCCCGCGCGGTGATGGGCGAGATCCGCCGCCTGCAGACCATGGCCGACGAGGAACTGTACACCTACGCCAAAGAAATCGGCGCGCCCATCGAGTTGGTGCGCGAGGTGAAACGCCTGGGCCGCCTGCCGGTGGTCAACTTTGCCGCCGGCGGCATCGCCACCCCGGCCGACGCGGCCCTGATGATGCAACTGGGCCTGGACGGCATCTTCGTGGGTTCGGGGATCTTCAAATCCGAGAACCCGGCCAAGCGGGCGGCGGCCATCGTCAAGGCGGTGACCCACTACAACGACCCGGCCATCCTGGCCGAAGTGAGCAAAGGGCTGGGTGAGCCCATGCGCGGCCGCCAGGCTGCCGACTTGCCCAAAGAAGAACGCCTGGCCGTGCGCGGCTGGTAA
- a CDS encoding toxin-antitoxin (TA) system antitoxin, with product MDVQEAQKRFRELVAGARAGEEWVLVDEGDTPIARLVPLGVRVTGLHPGAFQTKANFDAPLPEAFWTDQQ from the coding sequence ATGGATGTCCAAGAGGCGCAAAAACGGTTTCGTGAACTTGTGGCCGGGGCCCGGGCCGGAGAGGAGTGGGTGTTGGTTGATGAGGGAGACACGCCCATCGCCCGCCTGGTCCCGTTAGGGGTCCGTGTTACTGGCTTGCATCCCGGCGCTTTTCAGACCAAAGCCAATTTTGACGCCCCCTTGCCAGAGGCTTTTTGGACGGACCAGCAATGA
- a CDS encoding dTMP kinase: MFITFEGPEGGGKSTQLAALADFLEAQGVPVVRTREPGGTPIGEQVRRILLDHANQAMHPRTEVLLFQASRAEHVAKLIAPALEQGKVVLCDRYADSTLAYQGYGRQTDLEALAQVVAYATGGLMPDLTLLLDLPVEDGLRRRQPLLQEWNRLDAETLAFHQRVRRGYLRLAEQEPGRWVKIDARRPAEEVQAEVRRVVVARLRQKGLWPEGR; encoded by the coding sequence CTGTTTATCACCTTCGAAGGCCCTGAAGGCGGCGGCAAGAGCACTCAACTGGCCGCCCTGGCCGATTTTCTCGAGGCGCAGGGCGTGCCGGTGGTACGCACGCGCGAGCCCGGCGGCACGCCCATCGGTGAGCAGGTGCGCCGCATCCTGCTTGATCACGCCAACCAGGCCATGCACCCCCGCACCGAGGTGTTACTCTTTCAGGCTTCCCGCGCCGAACATGTGGCGAAACTCATCGCCCCGGCCCTGGAGCAGGGCAAGGTGGTCCTCTGCGACCGCTACGCCGACTCGACCCTGGCCTATCAAGGCTACGGCCGGCAGACCGATTTGGAGGCCCTGGCGCAGGTGGTCGCCTATGCCACAGGCGGATTGATGCCCGACCTCACGCTGTTGCTGGACCTGCCTGTGGAGGATGGGCTGCGCCGACGACAGCCTCTGCTCCAGGAGTGGAACCGGCTGGATGCGGAAACGCTGGCCTTCCATCAGCGGGTGCGCCGGGGCTACTTGCGGCTGGCCGAGCAGGAGCCAGGGCGCTGGGTGAAAATCGACGCCCGGCGGCCGGCCGAAGAGGTGCAGGCCGAGGTACGCCGGGTGGTGGTGGCGCGCCTGCGCCAAAAGGGGCTGTGGCCGGAAGGGAGGTAG
- a CDS encoding guanylate kinase, with protein MSNASFQLPQPEPLLVVISGPSGVGKDSVIQRMKERNLPFHFVVTATTRPPRPGERHGVDYFFVSREEFAEMIDHGELLEYALVYNDYKGIPKEQVRRALASGKDVVMRVDVQGAATVRRLAPEAVLIFLTTESEEELVRRLKKRQTESPEDLKLRIATARKELERLHEFDYVVVNREGKLDKAVDTIIAIMTAEHHRIPHRKVTL; from the coding sequence ATGAGCAACGCTTCTTTCCAACTTCCCCAACCCGAACCCCTGCTGGTGGTCATCTCGGGCCCCTCAGGGGTAGGCAAAGATTCGGTCATCCAGCGGATGAAAGAGCGCAACCTGCCCTTCCATTTCGTGGTCACGGCGACCACCCGCCCGCCCCGTCCCGGCGAGCGCCACGGGGTGGATTACTTTTTCGTCTCCCGGGAAGAGTTCGCCGAGATGATCGACCACGGCGAATTGCTGGAATATGCTTTGGTGTACAATGACTACAAGGGCATCCCCAAGGAGCAGGTGCGGCGGGCCCTGGCCAGCGGCAAGGATGTGGTAATGCGGGTGGATGTGCAGGGCGCGGCCACGGTGCGCCGGCTGGCTCCCGAAGCCGTGCTCATCTTCCTCACCACGGAGAGCGAAGAGGAGTTGGTGCGCCGCCTGAAAAAGCGCCAGACGGAGAGCCCCGAAGACCTCAAACTGCGCATCGCCACAGCGCGCAAGGAACTGGAACGTCTGCATGAATTCGACTATGTAGTGGTCAATCGGGAAGGAAAACTGGATAAGGCCGTGGACACCATCATCGCCATCATGACGGCCGAGCACCACCGCATCCCGCACCGCAAGGTGACCCTGTGA
- a CDS encoding AAA family ATPase — translation MTKRKITDDLHALLDVLPPEIAQAVDRVNDSDNLLEVILDLGRVPTARFTHGEIVLRDREVTREEIDYVVARVGEFDEDNRAGIERTLHRISAIRNRRGAVVGLTCRVGRAVYGTIDIIQDLVESGKSLLLLGRPGVGKTTLLREAARILAETKRVVIVDTSNEIGGDGDVPHPAVGRARRMQVATPSLQHEVMIEAVENHNPEVIVIDEIGRELEALAARTIAERGVQLIATAHGNTLENLLLNPTLSDLIGGIESVTLSDEEARRRGTQKTVLERRAPPTFDILVEIQDRDRLLVHKDVAEAVDALLRGEPLQAELRWRDEQGEIHIEKVRPAPAQARDRRGPRRVQDAWRQRTQAMAYEPVGEAALEEERLGTRRLAPVRIFAYGVARNRLEKAANRLEVPAIVVKDLRDAQALVTLRSYYRKRQRVITDAEARGVPIYVLRSNTVVQMENFLRDLFHLDAGDYSDSSLDAVVRETQAAIEAVLHGERWVDLPPASAYIRRLQHQLARQANLGSQSHGREPHRRVRIYRTR, via the coding sequence ATGACGAAACGAAAGATTACGGACGACCTGCACGCTTTGTTGGACGTGCTGCCGCCGGAGATCGCGCAGGCGGTGGATCGCGTCAACGATAGCGACAATTTGCTGGAAGTGATCCTCGACCTGGGGCGGGTGCCGACGGCCCGCTTTACCCACGGCGAAATCGTGCTCCGCGACCGCGAGGTCACGCGAGAGGAAATCGATTATGTGGTGGCCCGCGTGGGCGAGTTCGACGAGGACAACCGCGCGGGCATCGAGCGCACCCTGCACCGCATCTCGGCCATCCGGAACCGCCGGGGGGCGGTGGTCGGCCTCACCTGCCGCGTGGGCCGCGCGGTGTACGGAACCATTGACATCATCCAGGACCTGGTGGAAAGCGGCAAGAGCCTGCTGCTCCTGGGCCGCCCCGGCGTGGGCAAAACCACCCTGCTGCGCGAAGCGGCCCGCATCCTGGCCGAGACCAAGCGGGTGGTCATCGTGGATACCTCCAACGAGATCGGCGGCGACGGCGATGTGCCCCATCCGGCTGTGGGGCGCGCGCGCCGGATGCAAGTGGCCACCCCCTCGTTGCAACACGAGGTGATGATCGAGGCGGTGGAGAACCACAACCCCGAAGTCATCGTCATCGACGAGATCGGCCGCGAGCTGGAGGCCCTGGCGGCGCGCACCATCGCCGAGCGCGGCGTGCAACTCATCGCCACGGCCCACGGCAACACCCTGGAAAATCTGCTGCTCAACCCCACCCTCTCGGACCTCATCGGCGGCATCGAATCGGTGACCCTTTCGGACGAAGAGGCTCGCCGTCGCGGCACGCAGAAGACCGTGCTGGAGCGCCGCGCGCCGCCCACCTTCGACATCCTAGTCGAAATCCAGGACCGCGATCGCCTGCTGGTGCACAAAGATGTGGCCGAGGCCGTGGACGCGCTGCTGCGCGGCGAGCCGTTGCAGGCCGAACTGCGCTGGCGGGACGAGCAGGGTGAAATCCACATCGAAAAGGTGCGCCCGGCGCCAGCCCAGGCCCGCGATCGCCGTGGCCCGCGCCGGGTGCAGGACGCCTGGCGGCAGCGCACCCAGGCGATGGCCTACGAACCAGTCGGCGAGGCCGCACTGGAAGAAGAGCGTTTAGGGACACGCCGCTTGGCGCCGGTGCGCATCTTCGCCTACGGCGTAGCCCGCAACCGCCTGGAAAAGGCGGCCAATCGCCTGGAGGTGCCCGCCATCGTGGTCAAGGACCTGCGCGACGCCCAGGCGCTGGTCACGCTACGCTCGTACTACCGCAAGCGCCAGCGCGTGATCACCGACGCCGAAGCGCGCGGCGTGCCGATTTATGTGTTGCGCTCCAACACCGTGGTGCAGATGGAAAACTTCCTCCGCGACCTGTTTCACCTGGACGCGGGGGACTACAGCGACTCTTCGCTGGACGCCGTTGTCCGCGAAACCCAGGCGGCCATCGAGGCTGTGCTCCACGGCGAGCGTTGGGTGGACCTGCCCCCGGCTTCGGCGTACATCCGGCGATTGCAGCACCAGTTGGCCCGCCAGGCCAACTTAGGCTCCCAATCCCATGGCCGGGAGCCGCACCGCCGGGTGCGGATTTACCGGACGCGGTAG
- a CDS encoding rhomboid family intramembrane serine protease: MTTPTPVFSAPPSQPEPAWRRKWRQAQRGPWVTWALLILTVAVYSLQLLSQAWLGNDYPALLGLKWGPAIVHGEWWRLITPLFLHGNLLHIGFNMYALYVLGPGLERMMGHGPFALLYFLSGYTGMAVSFAMDPSPSLGASTAIFGLIGAYIVIYAQNREAFGPVAGMYLRNAVMLALVNLAFGAVVPQIDNWGHVGGLLGGMALTAFGGPRYEAGFSLLTAQRVLRNTQTWPRTLAAAAGVALVFALFLVAGWPKYL, from the coding sequence TTGACCACGCCAACCCCTGTGTTTTCGGCTCCCCCTTCCCAACCCGAGCCCGCCTGGCGCCGCAAGTGGCGCCAGGCACAGCGGGGGCCCTGGGTGACCTGGGCGTTGCTCATCCTCACCGTGGCCGTGTACAGCTTGCAACTGCTCAGCCAGGCCTGGCTGGGCAACGACTACCCCGCGCTGCTGGGCCTCAAGTGGGGGCCGGCCATCGTCCACGGCGAGTGGTGGCGGCTCATCACGCCCCTTTTCCTCCACGGCAACCTGCTGCACATCGGCTTCAACATGTACGCCCTGTATGTGCTGGGGCCGGGGCTGGAACGCATGATGGGCCATGGGCCTTTTGCGCTGCTTTATTTCCTCAGCGGCTACACCGGGATGGCCGTATCCTTCGCCATGGACCCCTCCCCTTCGCTGGGCGCGTCCACGGCCATCTTCGGCCTCATCGGGGCCTACATCGTGATCTACGCTCAGAACCGCGAGGCCTTCGGCCCGGTGGCCGGGATGTACCTGCGCAACGCCGTGATGCTGGCCCTGGTCAACCTCGCTTTTGGCGCGGTGGTGCCTCAAATCGACAACTGGGGGCATGTGGGCGGTTTGCTGGGGGGCATGGCGCTGACGGCCTTCGGCGGCCCACGCTACGAGGCCGGCTTTTCGTTGCTCACTGCCCAGCGCGTGCTGCGCAACACCCAAACCTGGCCGCGTACCTTAGCGGCGGCGGCAGGGGTGGCGCTGGTCTTCGCCCTCTTCCTAGTGGCCGGCTGGCCCAAGTATCTCTGA
- the pdxT gene encoding pyridoxal 5'-phosphate synthase glutaminase subunit PdxT, protein MPEIVPNPLVLHEAARQVHSDLTIGILALQGSFWEHEAMLLRLGVAVREVRLPEHLEGLDGLIIPGGESTTIGKLAVEFGMMEPLRAFGREKAIWGTCAGAIFLSKDARREQPLLGLMNITVERNAFGRQVASFEVDIPVPALKAVAPEDERPFHAVFIRAPLIETVDPPAEVLATLDDGRIVAARQGKLLATSFHPELTDDLRFHAYFLHLARGG, encoded by the coding sequence ATGCCAGAAATCGTCCCCAATCCCCTGGTGCTACACGAAGCAGCCCGCCAGGTGCACAGCGACCTCACCATCGGCATCCTGGCCTTGCAGGGTTCCTTCTGGGAGCACGAGGCCATGTTGCTGCGCCTGGGCGTGGCCGTGCGCGAGGTGCGCCTGCCCGAACACCTGGAAGGGCTGGACGGGCTGATCATCCCCGGCGGGGAATCCACCACCATCGGGAAACTGGCCGTGGAGTTCGGGATGATGGAACCGTTGCGGGCCTTTGGCCGCGAAAAGGCCATCTGGGGCACCTGCGCCGGGGCCATCTTCCTCTCCAAAGACGCCCGCCGCGAGCAGCCCCTGCTGGGGCTGATGAACATCACCGTGGAGCGCAACGCCTTTGGCCGCCAGGTGGCCAGTTTCGAGGTGGACATCCCCGTGCCCGCCCTCAAGGCGGTGGCCCCTGAGGATGAACGTCCTTTCCACGCGGTGTTCATCCGGGCCCCACTGATCGAAACGGTGGACCCACCGGCCGAGGTGCTGGCCACGCTGGACGACGGGCGCATCGTGGCCGCCCGACAGGGCAAGTTGCTGGCCACTTCGTTCCATCCCGAACTGACCGACGACCTGCGCTTTCACGCGTACTTTTTGCACCTGGCCCGCGGCGGGTGA
- a CDS encoding 2-(1,2-epoxy-1,2-dihydrophenyl)acetyl-CoA isomerase, translated as MPEDVLLVEQQGPVLLLTLNRPKVNAFDHALIAALQRAFRQAAREASVRAVVLQARGPVFSAGQDLTAFEILEGQSLRPHLLSTYNPLILQIRWLEKPVIAALHGAVAGAALGVALACDIRIAAEGTRFLVGFLGIGLAPDSAVSLLLPALIGLGRASEYAFTNEPITVEQALAWGLVNRVTPVERLHEEALALAQRLARGPVRAMGLTKRAFNRAMLPHLEAVLDYESHIQDIAFRSPEHKEGVTAFREKRPPRFWEPAEEG; from the coding sequence ATGCCAGAAGATGTGCTGCTGGTCGAACAGCAGGGGCCGGTGTTGCTTTTGACCCTGAACCGCCCCAAGGTCAACGCCTTTGATCATGCCCTCATCGCGGCGTTGCAACGGGCCTTTCGCCAGGCGGCCAGGGAGGCCAGCGTGCGGGCCGTGGTGTTGCAGGCCAGGGGGCCGGTGTTCAGCGCCGGGCAGGACCTGACTGCCTTTGAGATCCTCGAAGGGCAGTCTTTGCGTCCGCACCTGCTCAGCACCTACAACCCCCTCATTTTGCAGATTCGCTGGTTGGAGAAGCCGGTGATCGCTGCGCTGCATGGCGCGGTGGCGGGGGCGGCCCTGGGGGTGGCCCTGGCCTGCGATATCCGCATCGCCGCCGAGGGGACGCGGTTTTTGGTGGGCTTTCTGGGCATTGGCTTGGCCCCGGATTCGGCGGTCTCGCTGCTTCTGCCGGCCCTGATCGGCCTGGGACGGGCCAGCGAGTATGCCTTCACTAACGAGCCCATCACCGTCGAGCAGGCCCTGGCCTGGGGATTGGTCAACCGGGTGACGCCCGTCGAGCGGCTGCACGAAGAGGCGCTGGCCCTGGCGCAGCGGCTGGCCCGGGGTCCGGTGCGGGCCATGGGGTTGACCAAACGCGCCTTCAACCGCGCCATGTTGCCCCATCTGGAGGCGGTGTTGGATTACGAAAGCCACATCCAGGATATCGCCTTCCGCAGCCCCGAACACAAGGAGGGCGTGACGGCTTTCCGCGAGAAGCGTCCGCCCAGGTTCTGGGAACCCGCTGAGGAGGGATGA
- a CDS encoding zinc ribbon domain-containing protein translates to MPAYSYQCLDCGKRFTVRMSYAEYGQRAVHCPACQSDHLQRIIRPVRMLRSEESRLEESLADPAMLDALDEDPRALGRMMREMSRELGEDLGPEFEEVVDRLEKGQTPEEIEQAMPELAEEFGEDSPPPPEE, encoded by the coding sequence ATGCCGGCCTATTCCTACCAGTGTCTGGACTGTGGGAAACGGTTTACCGTGCGCATGTCCTATGCGGAATACGGGCAACGGGCGGTGCACTGCCCGGCTTGCCAGAGCGACCATCTGCAGCGCATTATCCGCCCAGTGCGTATGCTGCGCTCCGAAGAGAGCCGCCTGGAGGAATCCTTAGCCGACCCGGCTATGCTCGATGCCCTGGACGAGGACCCACGGGCCCTGGGCCGTATGATGCGCGAGATGAGCCGTGAACTGGGCGAGGACCTGGGCCCCGAGTTCGAGGAAGTGGTGGATCGGTTGGAAAAGGGCCAGACGCCTGAGGAAATCGAGCAGGCCATGCCCGAACTGGCCGAGGAATTTGGGGAGGACAGCCCTCCTCCCCCGGAAGAATGA
- a CDS encoding CBS domain-containing protein, with product MDTVAQILKRKGHHIWSVSPDTSVLDATRLIAEKNIGAVLVIDGGHVKGIFSERDLARRVVVEGLDPATTPVSKVMTPQVLCIDPKATAEEVLAVMTEKRLRHLPVREGDKLLGVVSIGDAVKSIIEHHQFTIQQLVNYITGAETL from the coding sequence ATGGACACGGTAGCCCAAATCCTCAAACGCAAAGGGCATCACATCTGGTCGGTTTCACCGGATACCAGCGTGTTGGACGCCACACGCCTGATAGCCGAAAAGAACATCGGCGCAGTGCTCGTCATCGACGGCGGCCACGTGAAGGGGATCTTCTCGGAACGCGACCTGGCCCGGCGGGTAGTGGTTGAGGGCCTGGATCCGGCGACCACGCCCGTCTCCAAAGTGATGACCCCCCAGGTGTTGTGCATCGACCCCAAAGCCACTGCCGAAGAGGTCCTTGCCGTGATGACCGAAAAGCGTCTGCGCCACCTCCCGGTGCGCGAAGGAGACAAACTCCTGGGGGTGGTCTCCATCGGCGACGCGGTGAAGTCCATCATCGAACACCACCAGTTCACCATCCAGCAACTGGTGAACTACATCACCGGCGCCGAAACCCTGTAG